One window of the Halobacillus litoralis genome contains the following:
- a CDS encoding isochorismate synthase, producing MLHTKAPHIEELIGEALQKAHHIGEPLFISIVERIDAQDPFQFFEAGSAVDTHRSFWQSADNDFTMVGVGKGSQLYAKSEQRFQEVQSLWNELQENAIIHDDYNKKGTGMVALGGFSFDPLEAETTPWESFPDSQLTIPAYLLTNVDEESYLTINAVIFPEDHPQQIANQILSQRELLFEAEMKAVQLPEIKKTVEISPEDWKVSVRKATEDIKAGMIEKVVLARELRLSFHEDTHITSILRTLAETQSNSYVFAFESNGDHFIGATPERLAKVDERKLVSTCLAGTTPRGKSEEEDMLLGQELLADPKNRQEHQFVVEMIREAVEACSSQIEIPEAPILYPLKNLQHLYTPVKAILDQGYTLLDVIEKLHPTPALGGMPQKKSVSYIREHETLNRGWYAGPVGWFDIRNNGEFAVAIRSALIQQDEASLFAGCGVVEDSDPEAEYEETAVKLQPMRSVLGGF from the coding sequence ATGCTTCATACGAAGGCCCCTCATATAGAAGAATTGATCGGGGAAGCCCTTCAGAAAGCACATCATATTGGGGAACCTCTTTTTATAAGTATCGTTGAACGTATAGATGCCCAGGACCCTTTTCAGTTTTTTGAAGCGGGATCAGCTGTAGATACACATCGCTCATTTTGGCAGAGTGCTGATAATGACTTTACAATGGTCGGCGTCGGTAAAGGCAGTCAATTATACGCGAAAAGTGAACAGCGTTTCCAGGAAGTGCAGTCGTTATGGAATGAGCTTCAGGAAAATGCAATCATCCATGATGATTATAATAAAAAAGGGACTGGTATGGTAGCTTTAGGTGGGTTCAGTTTTGATCCTCTTGAAGCAGAAACAACGCCATGGGAGTCATTTCCTGACAGTCAGTTGACCATCCCTGCTTATTTACTGACTAATGTGGACGAGGAATCGTATTTAACAATCAATGCAGTAATTTTTCCAGAAGATCACCCACAGCAAATCGCCAACCAGATTTTGAGTCAAAGGGAGCTTCTTTTCGAAGCGGAAATGAAAGCTGTCCAACTTCCTGAAATCAAAAAAACAGTAGAAATTTCACCGGAAGACTGGAAGGTTTCTGTGAGAAAGGCTACGGAAGATATTAAGGCTGGTATGATTGAAAAGGTCGTGTTGGCACGCGAATTGAGATTATCTTTCCATGAAGATACCCATATCACTTCAATTCTGAGAACTTTAGCTGAAACACAATCGAACAGCTATGTTTTCGCTTTTGAAAGTAATGGAGATCACTTCATAGGCGCGACACCAGAACGGTTAGCGAAAGTGGATGAAAGGAAGTTGGTTTCAACTTGCCTCGCCGGGACAACTCCCAGAGGGAAATCTGAAGAAGAAGACATGCTATTAGGGCAGGAGTTATTGGCAGATCCTAAAAACCGGCAGGAGCATCAGTTCGTGGTGGAAATGATTCGGGAAGCTGTAGAAGCTTGCAGTAGTCAGATAGAAATACCAGAAGCACCTATTCTTTATCCTTTAAAGAATCTGCAGCATTTATATACGCCAGTGAAAGCTATTCTGGATCAAGGTTATACATTGTTGGATGTGATCGAGAAGCTTCACCCTACACCAGCTCTTGGTGGTATGCCACAGAAGAAATCCGTATCTTACATCAGAGAACATGAAACATTGAACAGAGGCTGGTATGCAGGTCCTGTCGGTTGGTTCGACATCCGTAATAACGGAGAATTCGCTGTAGCCATCAGGTCGGCACTCATTCAACAAGATGAAGCCTCCTTATTCGCTGGGTGTGGTGTTGTTGAAGATTCAGATCCAGAGGCTGAGTATGAAGAAACAGCCGTTAAGCTGCAACCGATGCGGTCTGTTTTAGGAGGTTTCTGA
- the menD gene encoding 2-succinyl-5-enolpyruvyl-6-hydroxy-3-cyclohexene-1-carboxylic-acid synthase produces the protein MNHIESLSMFVTHFVDQLAFSGVEHVVISPGSRSTPLAMTFAEHSEINHWVHLDERSAAFFALGLAKQEQRPVALICTSGTAAANYYPAIVEAYYSRVPLIILTADRPHELREVGAPQAINQINMFGNYAKWYQDLAIPELENHMYARRQAARAVEEAVEGHEGPVHLNFPLREPLIPDFTLEGCWRGEVKPIRRAEAGSSVLSAEKLKSFFTHFGRKEKGLIVVGPQVNTDLAASVTRLASRMGLPILADPLSQLRAGEHDKRNIIENYDGLLKSELLQESLAPDYILRFGAMPVSKAYLKWVQRFESQVDHYIVDDHASYREPAGINPNHIWADPVSFCNQLADHMPEDNVETSWLNQWQSMNNKAKTQMLLEPGESLNEGHAVVYLSQSLPDESNFFIGNSMPIRDVDSFFMSTPKRIKLMANRGANGIDGVVSTALGTAATGRKTTLLLGDLSFFHDMNGLWMAKNKRIPLTIVVINNDGGGIFSYLPQSNHEKHFEELFGTPLGIELGPAVEMYGGIHEQVDNWDDYRTALAESYQNESLYVIEVKTNREDHVAFHKAKWQSVEEAVLSWSEKDD, from the coding sequence ATGAATCATATAGAGTCATTATCTATGTTTGTCACTCACTTTGTTGACCAACTTGCTTTCTCCGGTGTAGAGCATGTGGTCATTTCACCAGGTTCAAGATCTACACCCCTTGCTATGACATTTGCTGAGCATTCAGAAATTAATCATTGGGTCCATCTCGATGAAAGGTCGGCTGCCTTTTTCGCCTTAGGGCTGGCTAAACAAGAGCAGCGTCCCGTAGCTTTGATCTGCACTTCAGGTACAGCTGCAGCCAATTACTACCCAGCAATTGTCGAAGCTTATTATAGTCGCGTCCCACTGATCATTTTGACGGCTGACCGCCCTCATGAGTTAAGGGAAGTGGGAGCACCACAAGCCATAAACCAAATCAACATGTTTGGTAACTACGCTAAATGGTATCAGGATCTTGCCATACCTGAACTGGAGAATCATATGTATGCAAGAAGACAGGCAGCTCGAGCTGTTGAAGAAGCGGTGGAAGGTCATGAGGGGCCCGTCCATTTGAATTTTCCATTACGGGAACCCCTCATCCCTGACTTTACTTTGGAGGGCTGTTGGCGTGGAGAGGTGAAGCCGATCCGGCGCGCGGAAGCAGGAAGCTCTGTTTTATCTGCTGAGAAGCTTAAAAGTTTCTTCACTCATTTTGGTCGTAAGGAAAAGGGATTGATTGTAGTCGGGCCACAGGTAAACACAGACCTGGCTGCTTCTGTTACACGTCTAGCCTCGAGGATGGGTCTCCCTATACTGGCTGATCCTTTATCTCAACTGCGGGCAGGGGAGCACGATAAAAGGAATATCATTGAAAACTACGACGGTTTACTGAAATCTGAGCTCCTTCAAGAAAGTCTTGCCCCTGACTATATCTTACGTTTTGGCGCAATGCCTGTTTCCAAAGCCTATTTGAAATGGGTGCAGAGATTTGAAAGTCAGGTCGATCATTATATTGTCGATGATCATGCAAGTTATCGGGAGCCTGCCGGTATTAACCCGAATCATATTTGGGCAGACCCCGTAAGTTTTTGCAACCAGCTCGCTGACCATATGCCGGAAGATAATGTAGAGACCTCCTGGTTGAATCAATGGCAGAGCATGAATAATAAAGCTAAAACACAGATGTTACTTGAACCTGGAGAGTCCCTCAATGAGGGACATGCTGTTGTGTATTTATCGCAAAGCCTGCCTGATGAGTCTAACTTCTTTATCGGGAACAGTATGCCTATCAGGGACGTGGATAGCTTTTTCATGTCGACGCCAAAGCGTATAAAGTTAATGGCGAATCGTGGTGCGAATGGTATTGATGGAGTAGTGAGCACCGCTTTAGGAACAGCTGCAACAGGGCGGAAAACAACACTGCTGCTTGGCGACTTGTCCTTTTTTCATGATATGAACGGGTTGTGGATGGCTAAAAATAAGAGAATACCTTTGACAATTGTCGTCATCAACAATGATGGAGGAGGAATATTTTCTTATCTTCCTCAGTCCAATCATGAGAAACACTTTGAAGAACTTTTCGGTACTCCACTCGGAATCGAGCTAGGGCCGGCTGTAGAAATGTATGGTGGTATTCATGAACAGGTGGATAATTGGGATGATTATCGCACTGCCCTTGCAGAAAGTTATCAAAATGAATCTTTATATGTCATTGAAGTGAAGACAAACCGGGAGGACCATGTGGCTTTTCATAAAGCTAAGTGGCAAAGTGTTGAAGAAGCTGTCCTGAGCTGGAGTGAAAAGGATGATTAA
- the menH gene encoding 2-succinyl-6-hydroxy-2,4-cyclohexadiene-1-carboxylate synthase — MIKRVQQRNYWVEDTGEGPALLMLHGFTGSAATFNLFLENMNHDYRVLKVELPGHSRTGSVGVVTMEQFCCDLAAILDQMNLDKVTLMGYSLGGRTALSFAILYPHLVERLILESASPGLATIEERQVRQANDQKLVEQLQKDGIEKFVSFWENIPLFESQVLLPEQEKETLKRERLNQDPVGLSESLRGMGTGVQTSWWNHLSSLEIEVMLITGAKDSKFQSINRRMEVLLSYGSWIEVEGAGHTVHLEKPQIFAKIVDSFMIK; from the coding sequence ATGATTAAGCGTGTGCAACAGCGGAATTACTGGGTAGAAGACACCGGTGAGGGTCCTGCCTTGCTTATGCTCCATGGATTTACTGGAAGTGCAGCTACATTCAATCTCTTCTTGGAAAACATGAATCATGATTATCGAGTCCTCAAAGTGGAGCTACCCGGTCATTCAAGGACAGGGTCGGTTGGAGTGGTGACGATGGAACAGTTTTGTTGTGATCTAGCAGCCATTCTGGACCAAATGAATTTGGATAAAGTAACATTGATGGGGTATTCTCTGGGTGGGCGTACAGCTTTATCTTTTGCCATTCTTTATCCTCATCTTGTTGAGCGACTTATCTTAGAAAGTGCTTCACCAGGTTTAGCCACAATAGAAGAGAGACAGGTGCGACAGGCAAATGATCAAAAGTTGGTGGAGCAGCTTCAAAAAGACGGAATTGAAAAATTCGTTTCCTTCTGGGAGAACATCCCGTTATTTGAATCTCAAGTCCTTCTCCCTGAACAGGAGAAAGAAACGCTGAAGCGAGAACGGTTAAATCAAGACCCTGTAGGTTTATCTGAATCTTTAAGAGGCATGGGGACGGGGGTTCAAACCTCCTGGTGGAATCATCTTTCTTCCCTGGAAATTGAAGTGATGCTTATCACAGGAGCGAAAGATAGTAAGTTTCAATCCATCAATCGAAGGATGGAAGTGTTGCTTTCTTATGGGTCCTGGATAGAAGTGGAAGGGGCCGGTCATACCGTCCATCTTGAGAAACCACAGATTTTTGCTAAAATTGTAGATAGCTTCATGATAAAATAA
- the menB gene encoding 1,4-dihydroxy-2-naphthoyl-CoA synthase, translating to MSFDWVQDREYEDIVYQRFEGIAKITINRPEVRNAFRPQTVHELIDAFAYARDDSRIGVVVLAGAGDDAFCSGGDQSVRGHGGYVGDDHIPRLNVLDLQRLIRVIPKPVVAMVSGYAIGGGHVLHIVCDLTIAADNAIFGQTGPKVGSFDAGYGAGLLARIVGHKKAREIWYLCRQYSAKEAEDMGLVNSVVPLEELEAETVQWCREMLEKSPTALRFLKASFNADTDGLAGLQQMGGDATLLYYTTEEAKEGRDAFKEKRKPDFDQFPRFP from the coding sequence ATGTCTTTTGATTGGGTTCAAGATCGCGAATATGAAGATATTGTCTATCAAAGATTTGAAGGGATTGCTAAAATCACGATTAACCGCCCTGAGGTAAGAAATGCTTTCCGTCCACAAACCGTCCATGAGTTGATTGATGCATTTGCATATGCTCGTGATGATTCTAGAATCGGTGTTGTTGTATTAGCTGGAGCTGGCGATGATGCTTTCTGTTCAGGTGGGGACCAGAGTGTACGAGGTCATGGTGGTTATGTAGGTGATGATCATATTCCGCGTTTGAATGTTCTGGATCTACAACGATTGATCCGGGTTATTCCAAAACCCGTAGTAGCGATGGTTTCTGGTTATGCTATAGGAGGCGGCCACGTATTACATATTGTATGTGATTTGACCATTGCAGCTGATAATGCCATCTTCGGTCAAACAGGTCCGAAAGTAGGAAGCTTTGATGCCGGGTATGGTGCTGGTTTGCTGGCGCGTATCGTCGGACATAAGAAAGCACGTGAAATTTGGTATTTGTGCCGCCAGTACAGTGCGAAAGAAGCAGAAGACATGGGGCTGGTCAACTCAGTCGTACCTCTTGAAGAACTGGAAGCAGAAACAGTTCAATGGTGCAGAGAGATGCTTGAAAAATCTCCTACTGCCCTCCGCTTCTTGAAAGCCTCCTTCAATGCTGACACGGATGGTCTTGCAGGCCTTCAGCAAATGGGTGGAGACGCTACACTGCTTTATTACACGACAGAAGAAGCAAAAGAAGGCCGTGACGCCTTCAAGGAAAAGAGGAAGCCTGATTTCGATCAGTTCCCGCGTTTTCCATGA
- a CDS encoding o-succinylbenzoate--CoA ligase: MSERIPHWLEKQSEVNPHHIALESPDGGKKTFGELRQESRQMAQALMKSGVQKGDHIAFLSDNDLNYPVFIHAISYIGAVVVLLNTRLTSAEISYQLKDAHVKRLFISNSYEVKAEKASKNLNTAVQKVSELPQELADEYDLKRELALDEVYTMMYTSGTTGKPKAVMHTYGNHWFSAIASSLNLGLRHDDKWLMCLPLFHVGGFSVLMKSVIYGMTIHLMEKFEPSLVNKALITEGVSHVSVVTVMLQKLLEDLDGKRYPDHLKCMLLGGGPVPVHLLEQTADRNVPVFQTYGMTETSSQIATLSPESAFTKIGSAGKALSIAELWIDNDDEKQPGEIIVRGPMVSKGYYNHPHQRDAYLRTGDIGYKDEDGFLYVVDRVKDVIISGGENVYPAEIESVLSDIPGIREAGVTGRKDERWGEVPVAFLVSESPGTLEAEEVLDFCKERLGKYKLPAQLHWVEELPRNASNKVLRRQLFSLLDQED; this comes from the coding sequence ATGAGCGAACGTATTCCACATTGGTTAGAAAAACAATCAGAGGTGAATCCTCATCACATTGCTTTGGAGTCTCCTGATGGGGGAAAGAAAACCTTTGGAGAGCTAAGGCAAGAAAGCAGGCAAATGGCACAGGCTTTAATGAAATCAGGTGTGCAAAAAGGGGATCATATCGCTTTTCTCTCGGATAATGATTTGAATTATCCTGTTTTCATACATGCCATAAGCTACATTGGTGCTGTTGTCGTGTTACTGAACACGAGATTGACTAGTGCAGAAATATCCTATCAATTAAAAGATGCTCATGTTAAGCGTTTATTCATAAGTAATAGTTATGAGGTGAAAGCGGAAAAAGCTTCTAAGAATTTGAATACTGCCGTGCAGAAAGTGAGTGAGCTGCCACAGGAACTTGCAGATGAATATGACTTAAAACGCGAGTTGGCTCTGGATGAAGTTTATACGATGATGTACACATCAGGCACTACGGGAAAGCCGAAAGCTGTCATGCATACATATGGAAACCATTGGTTCAGTGCTATCGCTTCATCATTAAATCTGGGATTACGGCATGATGACAAATGGCTGATGTGTTTACCATTGTTTCATGTCGGAGGTTTTTCTGTCTTGATGAAAAGTGTCATATACGGAATGACTATCCATTTAATGGAAAAGTTTGAACCTTCTTTGGTAAATAAAGCTTTAATCACTGAGGGGGTATCACACGTTTCCGTAGTCACGGTAATGCTTCAAAAGCTTTTGGAAGACTTAGACGGCAAGCGATACCCGGATCATTTAAAATGTATGCTTTTAGGAGGGGGACCTGTCCCTGTCCATTTACTCGAGCAGACAGCGGACCGAAATGTTCCCGTCTTCCAGACATATGGCATGACAGAAACATCCTCCCAAATTGCTACCCTAAGCCCTGAGTCAGCTTTTACTAAAATAGGTTCAGCAGGTAAGGCGTTAAGCATAGCTGAGCTCTGGATCGATAACGATGATGAAAAGCAACCAGGAGAGATTATCGTTCGTGGACCGATGGTTTCAAAAGGATATTATAATCATCCGCATCAGAGGGACGCCTATCTAAGAACAGGAGACATTGGTTATAAAGATGAAGATGGATTTCTGTATGTGGTCGATCGAGTGAAGGATGTGATTATTTCTGGTGGGGAAAATGTGTATCCAGCAGAAATCGAAAGTGTGTTATCTGATATTCCAGGTATACGTGAAGCAGGGGTTACAGGCCGCAAAGATGAACGTTGGGGAGAGGTCCCTGTCGCTTTCCTTGTTTCAGAGTCACCTGGGACATTGGAAGCAGAAGAGGTTTTGGATTTCTGTAAAGAAAGGTTAGGAAAATATAAACTGCCAGCTCAATTGCACTGGGTAGAGGAACTTCCTAGAAATGCTTCGAACAAGGTGCTGCGCAGACAATTATTTTCTTTATTGGATCAGGAGGACTGA
- the menC gene encoding o-succinylbenzoate synthase — MKIDRITLRKIVLPLKSPFVTHHGRLEERPLIIVEARDGDGRVGYGEVTAFPTPFYTSETIHTAWYVLQELLIPSVLSKNVHHPKDIGSIMEGFQGHPMAKAGLEGSLWDLYSKQEEVSLSQLIGGTRKFVTAGAVISLRDDMESYIHDLKKDGYHRYKLKVKKGYEHETIETVQEIDPDLPIMIDANGQYDEKDIDHLKSLDQYGLMMLEQPFAPGDFYLHRELQKKLQTPLCLDESVSGFHDAVQGVQLESCQIINVKISRVGGLMAAIQIHDYCKRKGFPVWCGGMVESGISKAHNLALASLPNFTIPGDLSGSLRYFEKDIINSGIQINKGQIEVPQGPGIGVDVDEEYLHHVTCEAYTFSV, encoded by the coding sequence ATGAAAATTGACCGGATTACTTTACGTAAGATTGTACTTCCATTGAAATCTCCATTCGTCACTCATCATGGCCGCCTTGAAGAAAGACCGCTGATCATCGTCGAAGCGAGAGATGGTGACGGTCGTGTAGGGTATGGGGAGGTCACAGCTTTCCCTACGCCATTCTACACTTCTGAAACAATACATACAGCATGGTATGTATTGCAGGAACTGTTGATTCCATCGGTCTTATCTAAAAATGTCCACCATCCGAAAGATATAGGATCTATTATGGAGGGCTTTCAAGGTCATCCAATGGCCAAGGCTGGGCTGGAAGGTTCATTATGGGACTTATACAGTAAGCAGGAAGAGGTAAGCTTGAGTCAGCTCATAGGTGGAACTCGAAAGTTTGTGACAGCGGGGGCAGTGATAAGTTTAAGGGATGATATGGAATCATATATACATGATTTAAAAAAAGATGGATATCACCGTTATAAGCTGAAGGTTAAAAAAGGATACGAACATGAAACGATTGAAACTGTTCAAGAAATAGACCCCGATCTTCCAATCATGATTGACGCAAATGGACAGTATGATGAAAAAGATATCGATCATTTGAAGTCATTGGATCAATATGGTCTTATGATGCTCGAGCAACCTTTTGCTCCTGGGGACTTTTATCTTCACCGTGAATTACAAAAAAAACTTCAAACACCTTTATGTTTAGATGAATCAGTAAGTGGGTTCCATGATGCGGTCCAAGGTGTTCAGCTGGAAAGCTGCCAAATCATTAATGTGAAAATCAGCAGGGTGGGCGGCTTGATGGCTGCAATCCAAATACATGATTATTGTAAAAGAAAGGGCTTCCCTGTCTGGTGCGGGGGGATGGTTGAGTCCGGAATTTCCAAAGCACATAATCTGGCGCTTGCTTCTCTCCCTAATTTCACCATACCTGGTGATCTGTCTGGTTCTTTGCGCTACTTCGAAAAAGACATCATCAACTCTGGTATTCAAATAAATAAAGGGCAAATAGAAGTTCCTCAAGGTCCTGGCATCGGTGTAGATGTTGATGAGGAATATCTTCACCATGTGACCTGTGAAGCATACACTTTCTCTGTTTAG
- a CDS encoding hydrolase, whose product MDRDKYYINIGTREISLNHDGNNDDFLIYATKEEVITLREIFDEIYNSDVRSFYRAHVPFKPYHQDEDNDESDMEMKHAFQKIYDLGDETTKNHIVEMGVLED is encoded by the coding sequence ATGGACAGGGATAAGTATTACATCAATATCGGCACAAGAGAAATTTCATTGAACCACGATGGAAACAATGACGATTTTCTCATTTATGCTACAAAAGAAGAAGTAATCACTTTAAGAGAGATTTTTGATGAAATCTACAATTCCGATGTACGTTCATTTTACCGAGCTCATGTACCGTTCAAGCCTTATCACCAGGATGAAGATAATGACGAGTCAGACATGGAAATGAAACATGCCTTTCAGAAAATTTATGACCTCGGTGATGAGACAACCAAGAACCATATTGTCGAAATGGGTGTATTGGAAGATTAA
- the ytkD gene encoding RNA deprotection pyrophosphohydrolase, with protein MKTFYDFYHNPVRLSFDDHPFSKTPKHVWVICRFKDQWLLTKHKDRGLEFPGGKVEEGETAEQAAIREVEEETGAQIDELSYIGQYHVDGKGGTVIKNVYFAVISGLTDQEHYFETFGPVLFRHLPRNLKRNDRFSFMMKDEVLPECMKKIDYICKES; from the coding sequence ATGAAAACATTTTACGATTTTTATCACAATCCTGTTCGATTATCTTTTGATGATCACCCTTTTTCTAAGACACCTAAACATGTGTGGGTCATTTGCCGTTTTAAAGACCAGTGGCTGCTTACGAAGCACAAAGACCGAGGTCTCGAATTCCCCGGCGGGAAAGTAGAGGAAGGGGAAACGGCAGAGCAAGCAGCGATAAGAGAAGTTGAAGAGGAGACAGGCGCTCAAATCGATGAATTATCTTATATCGGTCAATACCATGTAGATGGAAAAGGTGGGACCGTCATAAAGAATGTTTATTTTGCGGTCATTTCCGGTCTGACGGATCAGGAGCATTATTTTGAAACGTTTGGTCCTGTATTATTCAGGCATTTACCTCGTAACTTAAAAAGAAATGATCGGTTCAGCTTCATGATGAAGGATGAAGTTCTACCAGAATGTATGAAGAAAATTGATTACATTTGCAAAGAGAGCTGA
- the pckA gene encoding phosphoenolpyruvate carboxykinase (ATP), producing the protein MSTINQMSELNLLLAQEHVQHQSSVPHLVERILYRNEGTLTEKGAVQATTGTYTGRSPKDKFIVKDETTANKVDWGTVNKPIDDSTFVNLYHKVLDYLKGRNELFVFKGYAGADEKHRLPLQVLTEFAWHNLFARQMFIRPETSEVEDHEAEFTVISAPTFKADPSVDGTNSEAFIMISFKHRVVLIGGTEYAGEIKKSIFSVMNYVLPEKNVLPMHCSANVGKEGDVALFFGLSGTGKTTLSADPQRRLIGDDEHAWSSYGVFNIEGGCYAKCINLSQEKEPQIFDAIHFGAVLENVVLNEETHRPDYSDTSLTENTRAAYPLEHIENTVQPSIAGHPNAIIFLTADATGVLPPISKLTKEQAMYHFLSGYTSKLAGTERGITEPQATFSACFGSPFLPLAPATYAEMLGEKIDQFNTDVYLVNTGWSGGSYGEGERIKLSYTRSMIQAALEGELSSAETYQDPYFGLNIPTHCPGVPDEVLFPRKTWAKAEEYDKSAKELAEQFHENFQKFTHASHAIKQAGPTYNRSR; encoded by the coding sequence ATGAGTACCATCAATCAAATGTCAGAATTAAACCTCTTATTAGCGCAAGAGCATGTCCAACACCAATCATCTGTTCCACATTTAGTGGAAAGGATCTTATATCGTAATGAAGGAACTTTAACGGAAAAAGGGGCCGTTCAAGCAACAACAGGTACTTACACCGGTAGATCACCAAAAGATAAATTCATCGTAAAAGATGAGACCACTGCAAATAAAGTCGACTGGGGAACTGTCAATAAACCTATTGATGACTCCACATTCGTAAATCTGTACCATAAAGTTCTGGATTATTTGAAGGGAAGAAATGAATTATTCGTTTTCAAAGGTTATGCAGGAGCTGATGAGAAACACCGTCTCCCCCTTCAAGTACTTACCGAATTTGCTTGGCACAATTTGTTCGCCCGACAAATGTTCATACGTCCTGAGACTTCAGAAGTTGAAGATCACGAGGCTGAATTCACAGTCATTTCAGCACCAACCTTCAAAGCGGACCCCAGTGTAGATGGTACGAACTCTGAAGCATTCATCATGATCTCCTTCAAACACCGTGTTGTACTTATAGGTGGCACAGAATATGCAGGAGAAATTAAAAAATCCATCTTTTCTGTGATGAATTACGTGCTTCCCGAAAAGAACGTCCTGCCTATGCACTGTTCGGCAAATGTCGGAAAAGAAGGAGATGTCGCTTTATTTTTCGGACTCTCCGGGACAGGGAAAACCACTTTGTCTGCTGATCCACAGCGCCGATTAATCGGTGATGATGAGCATGCTTGGTCCAGTTACGGAGTATTCAACATTGAAGGAGGATGCTACGCGAAATGTATCAACCTCTCCCAAGAAAAAGAACCGCAGATTTTTGATGCCATTCATTTTGGAGCTGTGTTAGAAAATGTGGTCTTAAACGAAGAAACCCATAGACCTGATTATAGTGATACGAGTCTAACTGAAAACACTCGTGCAGCTTATCCTCTCGAGCATATTGAAAATACAGTACAACCGAGTATCGCCGGTCATCCAAATGCCATCATCTTTTTGACAGCAGATGCTACCGGGGTTTTACCTCCTATCAGCAAACTGACTAAAGAACAGGCGATGTACCATTTTCTAAGTGGTTATACAAGTAAGCTTGCAGGAACGGAGAGAGGGATTACCGAGCCGCAAGCAACATTCTCTGCTTGTTTCGGATCACCTTTTCTTCCTTTAGCTCCAGCTACTTATGCTGAAATGCTGGGTGAAAAAATCGACCAATTCAACACAGATGTTTATTTAGTCAACACTGGGTGGTCTGGCGGTTCCTACGGTGAAGGAGAACGAATCAAGTTAAGTTATACGAGGTCTATGATTCAAGCCGCATTAGAAGGAGAGCTAAGTTCAGCAGAGACTTATCAAGATCCTTATTTCGGGTTGAACATTCCCACGCATTGCCCTGGAGTACCTGATGAAGTCCTTTTCCCAAGAAAAACCTGGGCAAAAGCAGAGGAATATGACAAGAGTGCCAAAGAACTAGCGGAACAATTCCACGAAAACTTTCAAAAGTTCACTCATGCGAGCCATGCTATAAAGCAAGCAGGCCCGACCTATAACAGGTCCCGATAA